A single genomic interval of Labrus bergylta chromosome 18, fLabBer1.1, whole genome shotgun sequence harbors:
- the LOC109989073 gene encoding heterogeneous nuclear ribonucleoprotein Q isoform X4 has translation MDTNPVVSRFLRDVIQLIFVGNLISGDMATEHINGNGPEEPMDTSAAVTHSEHFQTLLEAGLPQKVAEKLDEIFIAGLVSHSDLDDRAIDALKEFQVEGALQVLLQFKDSDLSHVQNKSAFLCGVMKTFRQREKQGTKVSDTSKGPDEAKIKALLERTGYTLDVTTGQRKYGGPPPESAHSGAQPTIGTEIFVGKIPRDLFEDELVPLFEKAGPIWDLRLMMDPLSGLNRGYAFVTFCTKDAAQQAVKLCNNNEIRPGKHIGVCISVANNRLFVGSIPKSKTKEQIVEEFAKVTEGLNDVILYHQPDDKKKNRGFCFLEYEDHKTAAQARRRLMSGKVKVWGNVVTVEWADPIEDPDPEVMAKVKVLFVRNLASTVTEEILEKAFSQFGKLERVKKLKDYAFIHFEERDGAVKALADLNGKDLEGEHIEIVFAKPPDQKRKERKAQRQAAKTQMYDEYYYYGPPHMPPPTRGRGRGGRGGYSYPPDYYGYEDYYDYYGYDYHNYRGGYDDPYYGYDDYQGSGRGRGGRGGVRGNASQTRGRGAITPRGRLGFTQRGGPGTSRAGKRGRGRS, from the exons ATGGACACAAACCCTGTAGTTTCACGGTTTTTACGAGATGTCATCCAATTGATTTTCGTGGGGAATTTG ATTTCTGGAGACATGGCCACAGAACATATTAATGGAAATGGTCCAGAAGAACCAATGGACACCTCTGCTGCAGTTACCCATTCTGAGCACTTCCAGACTTTATTAGAAGCTGGTTTACCACAGAAAGTTGCTGAAAAACTAGATGAAATTTTCATAGCAG GTTTGGTGTCACACAGTGACTTAGATGATCGAGCGATTGACGCCCTGAAAGAATTTCAGGTGGAAGGTGCTCTGCAAGTCCTTTTGCAATTTAAGGACAGTGACCTCTCACATGTTCAG aaCAAAAGTGCCTTTCTTTGTGGCGTGATGAAGACgttcagacagagagagaaacaagggACCAAAGTGTCAGACACCAGTAAAGGACCAGATGAAGCCAAAATTAAA GCTTTGTTGGAGAGAACTGGCTACACACTTGATGTGACAACTGGTCAGAGGAAGTATGGAGGTCCACCTCCAGAGTCCGCCCACTCAGGGGCTCAGCCCACCATTGGTACAGAG ATATTCGTAGGCAAAATCCCCAGAGACCTTTTTGAGGATGAGCTGGTTCCACTGTTTGAGAAAGCTGGACCCATCTGGGACCTCCGCCTGATGATGGATCCTCTCAGTGGCCTGAACAGAGGCTACGCCTTTGTCACTTTCTGCACTAAAGACGCTGCACAGCAGGCTGTCAAATTG TGCAACAACAATGAAATTCGACCAGGTAAACACATTGGCGTATGCATCTCTGTGGCCAATAATAGACTGTTTGTTGGCTCCATCCCCAAGAgtaaaacaaaagagcagattgTTGAAGAATTTGCAAAAGTCACAG AGGGTCTAAATGATGTCATATTGTACCATCAGCCTGACGACAAGAAGAAGAATCGGGGCTTCTGCTTCCTGGAGTACGAAGACCACAAGACAGCAGCTCAGGCCCGCCGTCGGCTCATGAGCGGCAAGGTCAAGGTGTGGGGAAACGTTGTCACTGTGGAGTGGGCTGATCCCATTGAGGACCCTGACCCAGAGGTTATGGCCAAG GTCAAGGTGCTGTTTGTGAGGAACTTAGCGAGCACTGTCACAGAGGAGATTCTTGAAAAGGCCTTCAGTCAGTTTGGGAAGCTGGAGCGGGTGAAAAAATTGAAAGACTATGCCTTCATCCACTTTGAGGAAAGAGATGGTGCTGTGAAG GCTTTGGCCGATCTCAATGGCAAAGACCTCGAGGGAGAGCACATTGAAATTGTCTTTGCCAAGCCCCCTGACCAGAAGCGGAAAGAGCGCAAAGCCCAGAGACAAGCCGCTAAAACACAAAT GTATGATGAATACTACTATTATGGGCCTCCCCACATGCCACCACCAACGAGAGGCCGTGGCCGAGGAGGGCGAGGAGGTTATTCTTACCCCCCTGACTACTATGGCTATGAagattattatgattattacgGATACGACTACCACAACTACCGGGGAGGCTACGATGACCCATACTACGGATATGACGACTACCAGGGGTCCGGCAGGGGccgaggagggaggggaggagtcCGTGGCAATGCCAGTCAGACCAGGGGCCGTGGTGCTATCACACCAAGGGGCCGGCTGGGCTTCACCCAGCGAGGAGGCCCTGGAACAAGCAGAG CAGGGAAACGGGGCAGAGGGCGGTCCTGA
- the LOC109989073 gene encoding heterogeneous nuclear ribonucleoprotein Q isoform X5 → MDTNPVVSRFLRDVIQLIFVGNLISGDMATEHINGNGPEEPMDTSAAVTHSEHFQTLLEAGLPQKVAEKLDEIFIAGLVSHSDLDDRAIDALKEFQVEGALQVLLQFKDSDLSHVQNKSAFLCGVMKTFRQREKQGTKVSDTSKGPDEAKIKALLERTGYTLDVTTGQRKYGGPPPESAHSGAQPTIGTEIFVGKIPRDLFEDELVPLFEKAGPIWDLRLMMDPLSGLNRGYAFVTFCTKDAAQQAVKLCNNNEIRPGKHIGVCISVANNRLFVGSIPKSKTKEQIVEEFAKVTEGLNDVILYHQPDDKKKNRGFCFLEYEDHKTAAQARRRLMSGKVKVWGNVVTVEWADPIEDPDPEVMAKVKVLFVRNLASTVTEEILEKAFSQFGKLERVKKLKDYAFIHFEERDGAVKALADLNGKDLEGEHIEIVFAKPPDQKRKERKAQRQAAKTQMYDEYYYYGPPHMPPPTRGRGRGGRGGYSYPPDYYGYEDYYDYYGYDYHNYRGGYDDPYYGYDDYQGSGRGRGGRGGVRGNASQTRGRGAITPRGRLGFTQRGGPGTSRGKRGRGRS, encoded by the exons ATGGACACAAACCCTGTAGTTTCACGGTTTTTACGAGATGTCATCCAATTGATTTTCGTGGGGAATTTG ATTTCTGGAGACATGGCCACAGAACATATTAATGGAAATGGTCCAGAAGAACCAATGGACACCTCTGCTGCAGTTACCCATTCTGAGCACTTCCAGACTTTATTAGAAGCTGGTTTACCACAGAAAGTTGCTGAAAAACTAGATGAAATTTTCATAGCAG GTTTGGTGTCACACAGTGACTTAGATGATCGAGCGATTGACGCCCTGAAAGAATTTCAGGTGGAAGGTGCTCTGCAAGTCCTTTTGCAATTTAAGGACAGTGACCTCTCACATGTTCAG aaCAAAAGTGCCTTTCTTTGTGGCGTGATGAAGACgttcagacagagagagaaacaagggACCAAAGTGTCAGACACCAGTAAAGGACCAGATGAAGCCAAAATTAAA GCTTTGTTGGAGAGAACTGGCTACACACTTGATGTGACAACTGGTCAGAGGAAGTATGGAGGTCCACCTCCAGAGTCCGCCCACTCAGGGGCTCAGCCCACCATTGGTACAGAG ATATTCGTAGGCAAAATCCCCAGAGACCTTTTTGAGGATGAGCTGGTTCCACTGTTTGAGAAAGCTGGACCCATCTGGGACCTCCGCCTGATGATGGATCCTCTCAGTGGCCTGAACAGAGGCTACGCCTTTGTCACTTTCTGCACTAAAGACGCTGCACAGCAGGCTGTCAAATTG TGCAACAACAATGAAATTCGACCAGGTAAACACATTGGCGTATGCATCTCTGTGGCCAATAATAGACTGTTTGTTGGCTCCATCCCCAAGAgtaaaacaaaagagcagattgTTGAAGAATTTGCAAAAGTCACAG AGGGTCTAAATGATGTCATATTGTACCATCAGCCTGACGACAAGAAGAAGAATCGGGGCTTCTGCTTCCTGGAGTACGAAGACCACAAGACAGCAGCTCAGGCCCGCCGTCGGCTCATGAGCGGCAAGGTCAAGGTGTGGGGAAACGTTGTCACTGTGGAGTGGGCTGATCCCATTGAGGACCCTGACCCAGAGGTTATGGCCAAG GTCAAGGTGCTGTTTGTGAGGAACTTAGCGAGCACTGTCACAGAGGAGATTCTTGAAAAGGCCTTCAGTCAGTTTGGGAAGCTGGAGCGGGTGAAAAAATTGAAAGACTATGCCTTCATCCACTTTGAGGAAAGAGATGGTGCTGTGAAG GCTTTGGCCGATCTCAATGGCAAAGACCTCGAGGGAGAGCACATTGAAATTGTCTTTGCCAAGCCCCCTGACCAGAAGCGGAAAGAGCGCAAAGCCCAGAGACAAGCCGCTAAAACACAAAT GTATGATGAATACTACTATTATGGGCCTCCCCACATGCCACCACCAACGAGAGGCCGTGGCCGAGGAGGGCGAGGAGGTTATTCTTACCCCCCTGACTACTATGGCTATGAagattattatgattattacgGATACGACTACCACAACTACCGGGGAGGCTACGATGACCCATACTACGGATATGACGACTACCAGGGGTCCGGCAGGGGccgaggagggaggggaggagtcCGTGGCAATGCCAGTCAGACCAGGGGCCGTGGTGCTATCACACCAAGGGGCCGGCTGGGCTTCACCCAGCGAGGAGGCCCTGGAACAAGCAGAG GGAAACGGGGCAGAGGGCGGTCCTGA
- the LOC109989073 gene encoding heterogeneous nuclear ribonucleoprotein Q isoform X1, producing MDTNPVVSRFLRDVIQLIFVGNLISGDMATEHINGNGPEEPMDTSAAVTHSEHFQTLLEAGLPQKVAEKLDEIFIAGLVSHSDLDDRAIDALKEFQVEGALQVLLQFKDSDLSHVQNKSAFLCGVMKTFRQREKQGTKVSDTSKGPDEAKIKALLERTGYTLDVTTGQRKYGGPPPESAHSGAQPTIGTEIFVGKIPRDLFEDELVPLFEKAGPIWDLRLMMDPLSGLNRGYAFVTFCTKDAAQQAVKLCNNNEIRPGKHIGVCISVANNRLFVGSIPKSKTKEQIVEEFAKVTEGLNDVILYHQPDDKKKNRGFCFLEYEDHKTAAQARRRLMSGKVKVWGNVVTVEWADPIEDPDPEVMAKVKVLFVRNLASTVTEEILEKAFSQFGKLERVKKLKDYAFIHFEERDGAVKALADLNGKDLEGEHIEIVFAKPPDQKRKERKAQRQAAKTQMYDEYYYYGPPHMPPPTRGRGRGGRGGYSYPPDYYGYEDYYDYYGYDYHNYRGGYDDPYYGYDDYQGSGRGRGGRGGVRGNASQTRGRGAITPRGRLGFTQRGGPGTSRGVIYQSSLFASRQSRETGQRAVLTCHSGY from the exons ATGGACACAAACCCTGTAGTTTCACGGTTTTTACGAGATGTCATCCAATTGATTTTCGTGGGGAATTTG ATTTCTGGAGACATGGCCACAGAACATATTAATGGAAATGGTCCAGAAGAACCAATGGACACCTCTGCTGCAGTTACCCATTCTGAGCACTTCCAGACTTTATTAGAAGCTGGTTTACCACAGAAAGTTGCTGAAAAACTAGATGAAATTTTCATAGCAG GTTTGGTGTCACACAGTGACTTAGATGATCGAGCGATTGACGCCCTGAAAGAATTTCAGGTGGAAGGTGCTCTGCAAGTCCTTTTGCAATTTAAGGACAGTGACCTCTCACATGTTCAG aaCAAAAGTGCCTTTCTTTGTGGCGTGATGAAGACgttcagacagagagagaaacaagggACCAAAGTGTCAGACACCAGTAAAGGACCAGATGAAGCCAAAATTAAA GCTTTGTTGGAGAGAACTGGCTACACACTTGATGTGACAACTGGTCAGAGGAAGTATGGAGGTCCACCTCCAGAGTCCGCCCACTCAGGGGCTCAGCCCACCATTGGTACAGAG ATATTCGTAGGCAAAATCCCCAGAGACCTTTTTGAGGATGAGCTGGTTCCACTGTTTGAGAAAGCTGGACCCATCTGGGACCTCCGCCTGATGATGGATCCTCTCAGTGGCCTGAACAGAGGCTACGCCTTTGTCACTTTCTGCACTAAAGACGCTGCACAGCAGGCTGTCAAATTG TGCAACAACAATGAAATTCGACCAGGTAAACACATTGGCGTATGCATCTCTGTGGCCAATAATAGACTGTTTGTTGGCTCCATCCCCAAGAgtaaaacaaaagagcagattgTTGAAGAATTTGCAAAAGTCACAG AGGGTCTAAATGATGTCATATTGTACCATCAGCCTGACGACAAGAAGAAGAATCGGGGCTTCTGCTTCCTGGAGTACGAAGACCACAAGACAGCAGCTCAGGCCCGCCGTCGGCTCATGAGCGGCAAGGTCAAGGTGTGGGGAAACGTTGTCACTGTGGAGTGGGCTGATCCCATTGAGGACCCTGACCCAGAGGTTATGGCCAAG GTCAAGGTGCTGTTTGTGAGGAACTTAGCGAGCACTGTCACAGAGGAGATTCTTGAAAAGGCCTTCAGTCAGTTTGGGAAGCTGGAGCGGGTGAAAAAATTGAAAGACTATGCCTTCATCCACTTTGAGGAAAGAGATGGTGCTGTGAAG GCTTTGGCCGATCTCAATGGCAAAGACCTCGAGGGAGAGCACATTGAAATTGTCTTTGCCAAGCCCCCTGACCAGAAGCGGAAAGAGCGCAAAGCCCAGAGACAAGCCGCTAAAACACAAAT GTATGATGAATACTACTATTATGGGCCTCCCCACATGCCACCACCAACGAGAGGCCGTGGCCGAGGAGGGCGAGGAGGTTATTCTTACCCCCCTGACTACTATGGCTATGAagattattatgattattacgGATACGACTACCACAACTACCGGGGAGGCTACGATGACCCATACTACGGATATGACGACTACCAGGGGTCCGGCAGGGGccgaggagggaggggaggagtcCGTGGCAATGCCAGTCAGACCAGGGGCCGTGGTGCTATCACACCAAGGGGCCGGCTGGGCTTCACCCAGCGAGGAGGCCCTGGAACAAGCAGAG GTGTCATCTATCAGAGCAGCTTGTTTGCCAGCAGACAAAG CAGGGAAACGGGGCAGAGGGCGGTCCTGACCTGTCACAGTGGATACTGA
- the LOC109989073 gene encoding heterogeneous nuclear ribonucleoprotein Q isoform X3, with the protein MDTNPVVSRFLRDVIQLIFVGNLISGDMATEHINGNGPEEPMDTSAAVTHSEHFQTLLEAGLPQKVAEKLDEIFIAGLVSHSDLDDRAIDALKEFQVEGALQVLLQFKDSDLSHVQNKSAFLCGVMKTFRQREKQGTKVSDTSKGPDEAKIKALLERTGYTLDVTTGQRKYGGPPPESAHSGAQPTIGTEIFVGKIPRDLFEDELVPLFEKAGPIWDLRLMMDPLSGLNRGYAFVTFCTKDAAQQAVKLCNNNEIRPGKHIGVCISVANNRLFVGSIPKSKTKEQIVEEFAKVTEGLNDVILYHQPDDKKKNRGFCFLEYEDHKTAAQARRRLMSGKVKVWGNVVTVEWADPIEDPDPEVMAKVKVLFVRNLASTVTEEILEKAFSQFGKLERVKKLKDYAFIHFEERDGAVKALADLNGKDLEGEHIEIVFAKPPDQKRKERKAQRQAAKTQMYDEYYYYGPPHMPPPTRGRGRGGRGGYSYPPDYYGYEDYYDYYGYDYHNYRGGYDDPYYGYDDYQGSGRGRGGRGGVRGNASQTRGRGAITPRGRLGFTQRGGPGTSRGSAPKLSVELSIFSVSGSKHKIR; encoded by the exons ATGGACACAAACCCTGTAGTTTCACGGTTTTTACGAGATGTCATCCAATTGATTTTCGTGGGGAATTTG ATTTCTGGAGACATGGCCACAGAACATATTAATGGAAATGGTCCAGAAGAACCAATGGACACCTCTGCTGCAGTTACCCATTCTGAGCACTTCCAGACTTTATTAGAAGCTGGTTTACCACAGAAAGTTGCTGAAAAACTAGATGAAATTTTCATAGCAG GTTTGGTGTCACACAGTGACTTAGATGATCGAGCGATTGACGCCCTGAAAGAATTTCAGGTGGAAGGTGCTCTGCAAGTCCTTTTGCAATTTAAGGACAGTGACCTCTCACATGTTCAG aaCAAAAGTGCCTTTCTTTGTGGCGTGATGAAGACgttcagacagagagagaaacaagggACCAAAGTGTCAGACACCAGTAAAGGACCAGATGAAGCCAAAATTAAA GCTTTGTTGGAGAGAACTGGCTACACACTTGATGTGACAACTGGTCAGAGGAAGTATGGAGGTCCACCTCCAGAGTCCGCCCACTCAGGGGCTCAGCCCACCATTGGTACAGAG ATATTCGTAGGCAAAATCCCCAGAGACCTTTTTGAGGATGAGCTGGTTCCACTGTTTGAGAAAGCTGGACCCATCTGGGACCTCCGCCTGATGATGGATCCTCTCAGTGGCCTGAACAGAGGCTACGCCTTTGTCACTTTCTGCACTAAAGACGCTGCACAGCAGGCTGTCAAATTG TGCAACAACAATGAAATTCGACCAGGTAAACACATTGGCGTATGCATCTCTGTGGCCAATAATAGACTGTTTGTTGGCTCCATCCCCAAGAgtaaaacaaaagagcagattgTTGAAGAATTTGCAAAAGTCACAG AGGGTCTAAATGATGTCATATTGTACCATCAGCCTGACGACAAGAAGAAGAATCGGGGCTTCTGCTTCCTGGAGTACGAAGACCACAAGACAGCAGCTCAGGCCCGCCGTCGGCTCATGAGCGGCAAGGTCAAGGTGTGGGGAAACGTTGTCACTGTGGAGTGGGCTGATCCCATTGAGGACCCTGACCCAGAGGTTATGGCCAAG GTCAAGGTGCTGTTTGTGAGGAACTTAGCGAGCACTGTCACAGAGGAGATTCTTGAAAAGGCCTTCAGTCAGTTTGGGAAGCTGGAGCGGGTGAAAAAATTGAAAGACTATGCCTTCATCCACTTTGAGGAAAGAGATGGTGCTGTGAAG GCTTTGGCCGATCTCAATGGCAAAGACCTCGAGGGAGAGCACATTGAAATTGTCTTTGCCAAGCCCCCTGACCAGAAGCGGAAAGAGCGCAAAGCCCAGAGACAAGCCGCTAAAACACAAAT GTATGATGAATACTACTATTATGGGCCTCCCCACATGCCACCACCAACGAGAGGCCGTGGCCGAGGAGGGCGAGGAGGTTATTCTTACCCCCCTGACTACTATGGCTATGAagattattatgattattacgGATACGACTACCACAACTACCGGGGAGGCTACGATGACCCATACTACGGATATGACGACTACCAGGGGTCCGGCAGGGGccgaggagggaggggaggagtcCGTGGCAATGCCAGTCAGACCAGGGGCCGTGGTGCTATCACACCAAGGGGCCGGCTGGGCTTCACCCAGCGAGGAGGCCCTGGAACAAGCAGAG GCTCTGCTCCAAAATTGAGTGTTGAATTAAGCATATTCTCTGTCAGTGGGTCAAAGCACAAAATCAGATGA
- the LOC109989073 gene encoding heterogeneous nuclear ribonucleoprotein Q isoform X2, translating into MDTNPVVSRFLRDVIQLIFVGNLISGDMATEHINGNGPEEPMDTSAAVTHSEHFQTLLEAGLPQKVAEKLDEIFIAGLVSHSDLDDRAIDALKEFQVEGALQVLLQFKDSDLSHVQNKSAFLCGVMKTFRQREKQGTKVSDTSKGPDEAKIKALLERTGYTLDVTTGQRKYGGPPPESAHSGAQPTIGTEIFVGKIPRDLFEDELVPLFEKAGPIWDLRLMMDPLSGLNRGYAFVTFCTKDAAQQAVKLCNNNEIRPGKHIGVCISVANNRLFVGSIPKSKTKEQIVEEFAKVTEGLNDVILYHQPDDKKKNRGFCFLEYEDHKTAAQARRRLMSGKVKVWGNVVTVEWADPIEDPDPEVMAKVKVLFVRNLASTVTEEILEKAFSQFGKLERVKKLKDYAFIHFEERDGAVKALADLNGKDLEGEHIEIVFAKPPDQKRKERKAQRQAAKTQMYDEYYYYGPPHMPPPTRGRGRGGRGGYSYPPDYYGYEDYYDYYGYDYHNYRGGYDDPYYGYDDYQGSGRGRGGRGGVRGNASQTRGRGAITPRGRLGFTQRGGPGTSRGVIYQSSLFASRQRETGQRAVLTCHSGY; encoded by the exons ATGGACACAAACCCTGTAGTTTCACGGTTTTTACGAGATGTCATCCAATTGATTTTCGTGGGGAATTTG ATTTCTGGAGACATGGCCACAGAACATATTAATGGAAATGGTCCAGAAGAACCAATGGACACCTCTGCTGCAGTTACCCATTCTGAGCACTTCCAGACTTTATTAGAAGCTGGTTTACCACAGAAAGTTGCTGAAAAACTAGATGAAATTTTCATAGCAG GTTTGGTGTCACACAGTGACTTAGATGATCGAGCGATTGACGCCCTGAAAGAATTTCAGGTGGAAGGTGCTCTGCAAGTCCTTTTGCAATTTAAGGACAGTGACCTCTCACATGTTCAG aaCAAAAGTGCCTTTCTTTGTGGCGTGATGAAGACgttcagacagagagagaaacaagggACCAAAGTGTCAGACACCAGTAAAGGACCAGATGAAGCCAAAATTAAA GCTTTGTTGGAGAGAACTGGCTACACACTTGATGTGACAACTGGTCAGAGGAAGTATGGAGGTCCACCTCCAGAGTCCGCCCACTCAGGGGCTCAGCCCACCATTGGTACAGAG ATATTCGTAGGCAAAATCCCCAGAGACCTTTTTGAGGATGAGCTGGTTCCACTGTTTGAGAAAGCTGGACCCATCTGGGACCTCCGCCTGATGATGGATCCTCTCAGTGGCCTGAACAGAGGCTACGCCTTTGTCACTTTCTGCACTAAAGACGCTGCACAGCAGGCTGTCAAATTG TGCAACAACAATGAAATTCGACCAGGTAAACACATTGGCGTATGCATCTCTGTGGCCAATAATAGACTGTTTGTTGGCTCCATCCCCAAGAgtaaaacaaaagagcagattgTTGAAGAATTTGCAAAAGTCACAG AGGGTCTAAATGATGTCATATTGTACCATCAGCCTGACGACAAGAAGAAGAATCGGGGCTTCTGCTTCCTGGAGTACGAAGACCACAAGACAGCAGCTCAGGCCCGCCGTCGGCTCATGAGCGGCAAGGTCAAGGTGTGGGGAAACGTTGTCACTGTGGAGTGGGCTGATCCCATTGAGGACCCTGACCCAGAGGTTATGGCCAAG GTCAAGGTGCTGTTTGTGAGGAACTTAGCGAGCACTGTCACAGAGGAGATTCTTGAAAAGGCCTTCAGTCAGTTTGGGAAGCTGGAGCGGGTGAAAAAATTGAAAGACTATGCCTTCATCCACTTTGAGGAAAGAGATGGTGCTGTGAAG GCTTTGGCCGATCTCAATGGCAAAGACCTCGAGGGAGAGCACATTGAAATTGTCTTTGCCAAGCCCCCTGACCAGAAGCGGAAAGAGCGCAAAGCCCAGAGACAAGCCGCTAAAACACAAAT GTATGATGAATACTACTATTATGGGCCTCCCCACATGCCACCACCAACGAGAGGCCGTGGCCGAGGAGGGCGAGGAGGTTATTCTTACCCCCCTGACTACTATGGCTATGAagattattatgattattacgGATACGACTACCACAACTACCGGGGAGGCTACGATGACCCATACTACGGATATGACGACTACCAGGGGTCCGGCAGGGGccgaggagggaggggaggagtcCGTGGCAATGCCAGTCAGACCAGGGGCCGTGGTGCTATCACACCAAGGGGCCGGCTGGGCTTCACCCAGCGAGGAGGCCCTGGAACAAGCAGAG GTGTCATCTATCAGAGCAGCTTGTTTGCCAGCAGACAAAG GGAAACGGGGCAGAGGGCGGTCCTGACCTGTCACAGTGGATACTGA
- the LOC109989073 gene encoding heterogeneous nuclear ribonucleoprotein Q isoform X6 — MATEHINGNGPEEPMDTSAAVTHSEHFQTLLEAGLPQKVAEKLDEIFIAGLVSHSDLDDRAIDALKEFQVEGALQVLLQFKDSDLSHVQNKSAFLCGVMKTFRQREKQGTKVSDTSKGPDEAKIKALLERTGYTLDVTTGQRKYGGPPPESAHSGAQPTIGTEIFVGKIPRDLFEDELVPLFEKAGPIWDLRLMMDPLSGLNRGYAFVTFCTKDAAQQAVKLCNNNEIRPGKHIGVCISVANNRLFVGSIPKSKTKEQIVEEFAKVTEGLNDVILYHQPDDKKKNRGFCFLEYEDHKTAAQARRRLMSGKVKVWGNVVTVEWADPIEDPDPEVMAKVKVLFVRNLASTVTEEILEKAFSQFGKLERVKKLKDYAFIHFEERDGAVKALADLNGKDLEGEHIEIVFAKPPDQKRKERKAQRQAAKTQMYDEYYYYGPPHMPPPTRGRGRGGRGGYSYPPDYYGYEDYYDYYGYDYHNYRGGYDDPYYGYDDYQGSGRGRGGRGGVRGNASQTRGRGAITPRGRLGFTQRGGPGTSRGVIYQSSLFASRQSRETGQRAVLTCHSGY; from the exons ATGGCCACAGAACATATTAATGGAAATGGTCCAGAAGAACCAATGGACACCTCTGCTGCAGTTACCCATTCTGAGCACTTCCAGACTTTATTAGAAGCTGGTTTACCACAGAAAGTTGCTGAAAAACTAGATGAAATTTTCATAGCAG GTTTGGTGTCACACAGTGACTTAGATGATCGAGCGATTGACGCCCTGAAAGAATTTCAGGTGGAAGGTGCTCTGCAAGTCCTTTTGCAATTTAAGGACAGTGACCTCTCACATGTTCAG aaCAAAAGTGCCTTTCTTTGTGGCGTGATGAAGACgttcagacagagagagaaacaagggACCAAAGTGTCAGACACCAGTAAAGGACCAGATGAAGCCAAAATTAAA GCTTTGTTGGAGAGAACTGGCTACACACTTGATGTGACAACTGGTCAGAGGAAGTATGGAGGTCCACCTCCAGAGTCCGCCCACTCAGGGGCTCAGCCCACCATTGGTACAGAG ATATTCGTAGGCAAAATCCCCAGAGACCTTTTTGAGGATGAGCTGGTTCCACTGTTTGAGAAAGCTGGACCCATCTGGGACCTCCGCCTGATGATGGATCCTCTCAGTGGCCTGAACAGAGGCTACGCCTTTGTCACTTTCTGCACTAAAGACGCTGCACAGCAGGCTGTCAAATTG TGCAACAACAATGAAATTCGACCAGGTAAACACATTGGCGTATGCATCTCTGTGGCCAATAATAGACTGTTTGTTGGCTCCATCCCCAAGAgtaaaacaaaagagcagattgTTGAAGAATTTGCAAAAGTCACAG AGGGTCTAAATGATGTCATATTGTACCATCAGCCTGACGACAAGAAGAAGAATCGGGGCTTCTGCTTCCTGGAGTACGAAGACCACAAGACAGCAGCTCAGGCCCGCCGTCGGCTCATGAGCGGCAAGGTCAAGGTGTGGGGAAACGTTGTCACTGTGGAGTGGGCTGATCCCATTGAGGACCCTGACCCAGAGGTTATGGCCAAG GTCAAGGTGCTGTTTGTGAGGAACTTAGCGAGCACTGTCACAGAGGAGATTCTTGAAAAGGCCTTCAGTCAGTTTGGGAAGCTGGAGCGGGTGAAAAAATTGAAAGACTATGCCTTCATCCACTTTGAGGAAAGAGATGGTGCTGTGAAG GCTTTGGCCGATCTCAATGGCAAAGACCTCGAGGGAGAGCACATTGAAATTGTCTTTGCCAAGCCCCCTGACCAGAAGCGGAAAGAGCGCAAAGCCCAGAGACAAGCCGCTAAAACACAAAT GTATGATGAATACTACTATTATGGGCCTCCCCACATGCCACCACCAACGAGAGGCCGTGGCCGAGGAGGGCGAGGAGGTTATTCTTACCCCCCTGACTACTATGGCTATGAagattattatgattattacgGATACGACTACCACAACTACCGGGGAGGCTACGATGACCCATACTACGGATATGACGACTACCAGGGGTCCGGCAGGGGccgaggagggaggggaggagtcCGTGGCAATGCCAGTCAGACCAGGGGCCGTGGTGCTATCACACCAAGGGGCCGGCTGGGCTTCACCCAGCGAGGAGGCCCTGGAACAAGCAGAG GTGTCATCTATCAGAGCAGCTTGTTTGCCAGCAGACAAAG CAGGGAAACGGGGCAGAGGGCGGTCCTGACCTGTCACAGTGGATACTGA